From the Ciconia boyciana chromosome 28, ASM3463844v1, whole genome shotgun sequence genome, one window contains:
- the LOC140644632 gene encoding butyrophilin-like protein 9, translating into MGFSVQLTAAIFILVLVSTHHSTAGGGHDPLLVLDGYEDDGIRLKCFSERLFSEVQMLWTDGRGDNVTGTPLTTGTTTANTSSSIILKPGSGNSVSCKIIDKLLKTSSESSVVIADVFFPATSPWLAAFVVILLLSIFLVITAIYKLRKNNKTTTRETFRRAHSNAVNITLDENCKHPILIIQEKNRVKSSTQEKISPKAVVVATEGFSEKKHYWEVEVGDKSEWELGVVCEEIRNTLRSNTMKAFPKGILLSLQFSQGEYSLSGGKGVRNGKPCSVVGVFLDQECDMLSFFDVEEKCLLESLSLEFSGNLYPFFRPGSDDKWLGVRPVYTKTHYLLCDSLPQGQEEINKLIE; encoded by the exons ATGGGGTTCTCGGTCCAGCTGACAGCAGCCATCTTCATCTTGGTATTGGTATCTACACACCATTCCACGGCAG GTGGTGGCCATGATCCGTTGCTTGTCTTGGATGGTTATGAGGATGATGGTATTCGACTCAAATGTTTCTCTGAGAGgttgttttctgaagttcagaTGTTGTGGACAGATGGTAGAGGAGACAATGTCACTGGGACTCCTCTCACCACTGGCACCACCACTGCTAATACCAGCAGCTCCATCATTCTAAAACCAGGATCAGGAAACTCTGTGTCCTGCAAAATAATTGATAAACTGCTGAAAACATCATCAGAATCTTCAGTTGTCATTGCGG aTGTCTTCTTTCCTGCCACCTCCCCTTGGCTGGCGGCTTTTGTTGTGATCCTGCTCTTGAGCATATTCCTGGTTATCACTGCAATTTATAAACTCAGAA agaACAATAAGACAACTACTCGTGAAA cATTCAGGAGAGCTCACAGCAATGCAG TTAATATCACTCTGGATGAGAACTGCAAACATCCCATCCTCATcattcaggagaaaaacaggGTCAAGTCCTCCACCCAGGAAAAGATCTCTCCCAAAGCAGTGGTGGTAGCTACTGAAGggttttcagaaaagaaacattactgGGAAGTGGAGGTGGGGGACAAATCGGAGTGGGAGCTGGGTGTGGTATGTGAGGAAATTAGAAATACACTGAGGAGCAATACAATGAAGGCTTTCCCAAAGGGGATTTTACTCAGTCTGCAGTTTTCTCAGGGAGAATACAGCTTAAGTGGTGGGAAGGGCGTAAGAAATGGCAAGCCCTGCAGCGTGGTAGGTGTTTTCCTGGATCAGGAATGTGAcatgctttctttctttgatgTGGAAGAAAAGTGCCTTCTCGAGTCTCTCTCTTTGGAGTTTTCTGGGAATCTGTACCCATTCTTCAGGCCAGGCTCTGATGACAAATGGTTGGGAGTACGCCCCGTGTACACTAAAACACATTACCTTCTCTGTGACAGCCTTCCACAGGGCCAGGAGGagattaataaattaatagagTAG